TGATGCGGTCAAAGTAGGGTGATCCCACCGTGATTTTGGTGCCCCGCACTGCCTCAGACAGTATCGGGAACATAGTGCCCCATAGCACCGCCAGGGCCAAGGCCACAAAGATAAGGTTGTTAAAGAGGAACCCACTCTCACGGCTGGAAAACGACTCCAGACGGTTTTGTGAAGTCAGCTCGTCTCTCCGCAGAAGCACCAAAATAACACAGGACAGAATAATAAACAGAACAAATCCAAAGAACCAGATACCCAGATTGGTAGCGGCGAAGGCATGGACCGAGGAGAGAATACCGCTGCGGGTCAGATAGGTGCCGAATATGGTTAGTGTGAACGTGGCCATAATGAGAACCACATTCCACAGGCGGAGCATATTTTTCTTTTCCTGGATGATCACCGAATGAAGGTAGGCGGTGGCGGTGAGCCATGGCAGGAGGGAGGCGTTCTCAACCGGGTCCCAGGCCCAGTAGCCACCCCAACCCAGCTCCACATAGGCCCATCGCCCACCCAGGATGATGCCGATACCCAGTAACAACCACGGAACGAGGGTCCAGCGGCGAGTGGAACGGATCCAGGTGGCATCCAGACGCCGGGTGACCAGTGCCGCGATGGCAAAAGCAAAAGGAACCACGAAGCCTACATATCCCAGGTACAGCATGGGAGGGTGAATCAGCATCACCGGATGCTGAAGCAGGGGATTTAGACCCATACCGCCGGCTTTCACCATCGCACCTAAGGGCAGGGGCGTGAAGGGATTTTCAAAGAAAATTGTAACGATCAGGAAGAATAGCATTACTATGGCCATTACCATGTTCACAAGCGGCATAAGGGAGCGGTTGCGGTTGCGGTTAATATAACCCACCAGGAAAACATACACTCCCAAGACGGCTAGCCAGAACAGGAGAGACCCTTCCATGCCGGCCCACAATCCGGCAAACTTATATATGGCCGGGGTGGCAGTACTGCTATAGCGGGCTACGTACCCCAGGTCAAAATTGCTCACCATAAGCTGATGAACGAGGGAAAGTGTGGCGATCAGGATCAGAAAGGTGGAGACCAGGAGTCCCCGTTGAGCCCCGATAAAAAACCGCCGGTCGCGATTGGCCAGGTAGGCCATGCTCAAGGCCAGAGCCAGACCGCAAAAGATAAAAGCCAGCTGCAGGGAGGTCGAGCCTAATAGTATCATGGCAGACTAAGTATCCGCCTTCTTATCGACGCCGCGCTTATCGATTTCAACCTCGTAGCGGGAAGCACACTTGGTCATAAGGTTATCCACCAGGAAAACCCCATCGTGGTATTCACCCTCAATAATTACCTCGGCTTCATCCTTGAACAAATCCGGCGTTAGACCTTCATAATGGACCGGCAGGCGGTTATCACCCTGAGCCATGACAAAATCGACGGTCAGCCGGTCCGCTGAGTAGGTAATGGAACCGGCCTCCACTAGCCCTCCCAGGCGGAAACGGTTCTGTTTCCAGGTGCCCTGCTTCGCGTGCAATTCAGCGATACTTACGTAGGGCACCTCCTCCTTCTCAGTACCGATAATAATCCAACCGAAAGTGACCAGAGCGACGGCCAGAATCAGGAGCACAAATTTTATTCTTTGACTTTTCATGGGTGTAATTCCCTGCTGCAAATTTATCTTGAAATGCGAATCAACTTCCCTATCTCAGAGTCCTGCTTTGTTTATAACACTTTAATTAACAAATAGTTCCATTTCCCTATCGGAAAAGAGCATGT
This genomic interval from Candidatus Neomarinimicrobiota bacterium contains the following:
- a CDS encoding heme lyase CcmF/NrfE family subunit translates to MILLGSTSLQLAFIFCGLALALSMAYLANRDRRFFIGAQRGLLVSTFLILIATLSLVHQLMVSNFDLGYVARYSSTATPAIYKFAGLWAGMEGSLLFWLAVLGVYVFLVGYINRNRNRSLMPLVNMVMAIVMLFFLIVTIFFENPFTPLPLGAMVKAGGMGLNPLLQHPVMLIHPPMLYLGYVGFVVPFAFAIAALVTRRLDATWIRSTRRWTLVPWLLLGIGIILGGRWAYVELGWGGYWAWDPVENASLLPWLTATAYLHSVIIQEKKNMLRLWNVVLIMATFTLTIFGTYLTRSGILSSVHAFAATNLGIWFFGFVLFIILSCVILVLLRRDELTSQNRLESFSSRESGFLFNNLIFVALALAVLWGTMFPILSEAVRGTKITVGSPYFDRITTPIGLLLLLMIGVGPLLAWRRSSWGTLRRNFTIPVVAAIVTLAVDRLLGLRHIYPLLTSGLVAFVLVGIMIEVVRGIRARYIAGGESIIIAFRNMVDKNRSRYGGYIVHLGILFMCVGFIGKAFSVEQDLTLALGESMYLKGYVFTLDRHYIVERSNHRALVADVSVSRKDKLVTVLRPEKRTYTDQNDQPNSEIAIYSRPLEDLYAIIGGMDAENDSVALKIMINPMMQMIWLGGIILVIGTLVAIWPSRTDRLLQERLA
- a CDS encoding cytochrome c maturation protein CcmE; this translates as MKSQRIKFVLLILAVALVTFGWIIIGTEKEEVPYVSIAELHAKQGTWKQNRFRLGGLVEAGSITYSADRLTVDFVMAQGDNRLPVHYEGLTPDLFKDEAEVIIEGEYHDGVFLVDNLMTKCASRYEVEIDKRGVDKKADT